A stretch of the Papaver somniferum cultivar HN1 chromosome 6, ASM357369v1, whole genome shotgun sequence genome encodes the following:
- the LOC113288589 gene encoding mitotic checkpoint protein BUB3.2-like, with the protein MATTIHPPIQGKELTDPPSDGITNLRFSNHSDHLLVSSWDKSVRLYDAGENVLRGVFNHGSAILDCCFHDDSSGFTAGLDHTVRRDDFSSGKEDILGRHDAPVRCVEYSYSAGQLITGSWDRTIKCWDPRGGSGSDQMLIGTYSQPERVYSLSVSGNRLVVATAGRHINVYDLRNMSKPEQQKESSLKYQTRCVRCYPSGTGYAVGSIEGRVAMEFFDLSEAGQSKKYAFKCHRKSEDGKDIVYPVNAIAFHPIYGTFATGGCDGFVNVWDGNNKKRLYQYSKYPTSIAALSFNKDGRLLAVASSYTFEGGDKPHEPDTIFVRNIHEAEVKPKPKVHPTPQ; encoded by the exons ATGGCGACAACGATCCATCCTCCCATTCAAGGGAAGGAACTTACAGATCCTCCTTCAGATGGCATTACAAACCTCAGATTCTCAAATCATAGTGATCATCTCTTAGTTTCTTCATGGGACAAG AGTGTTAGGTTGTACGATGCTGGTGAAAATGTACTGAGAGGGGTGTTCAACCATGGCAGTGCAATCTTAGATTGTTGTTTTCATGACGATTCTTCTGGCTTCACTGCTGGTCTTGATCATACAGTCAGGAG AGATGATTTCAGCTCTGGTAAGGAGGATATTCTGGGACGCCATGATGCACCTGTGCGATGTGTTGAGTACTCCTATTCAGCAG GGCAACTTATTACTGGGAGTTGGGACAGAACAATTAAGTGCTGGGATCCTAGGGGTGGAAGTGGCAGCGATCAGATGCTTATTGGGACGTATTCACAACCTGAGCGCGTGTATTCACTATCAGTTTCTGGCAACCGTTTAGTGGTAGCTACAGCAGGAAGACATATAAATGTCTATGATCTGAGGAACATGTCTAAACCAGAACAACAAAAAGAGTCTTCATTAAAATACCAAACTAGATGCGTTCGTTGTTATCCCAGTGGAACAG GTTATGCTGTTGGTTCTATTGAAGGTCGGGTTGCAATGGAGTTCTTTGATCTGTCCGAGGCTGGGCAGTCGAAAAA ATATGCTTTCAAGTGCCATCGGAAATCAGAGGACGGAAAGGATATTGTTTATCCTGTCAATGCAATTGCTTTCCACCCCAT TTATGGTACATTCGCAACTGGTGGTTGCGATGGATTTGTGAATGTGTGGGATGGGAATAACAAAAAGAGATTATATCAG TACTCAAAATACCCAACGAGCATTGCAGCGTTGTCATTTAACAAAGATGGCCGTCTACTTGCTGTAGCGTCCAGTTACACATTTGAAGGAGGGGACAAGCC TCATGAACCAGACACCATCTTTGTCCGTAACATACATGAAGCTGAAGTTAAGCCGAAACCAAAAGTGCACCCTACACCTCAGTAA